The Parus major isolate Abel chromosome Z, Parus_major1.1, whole genome shotgun sequence genome has a window encoding:
- the LOC107215871 gene encoding serine/threonine-protein kinase PAK 1-like, translated as MAPEVVRGEAYGPKVDIWSLGITGLEMVEGEAPYQREPKFRVFELIERNGPPKLQNPRHHSALLRDFLRCCLQADQDRRWSAQELLQGLI; from the exons ATGGCACCAGAAGTCGTGAGAGGAGAAGCCTACGGCCCCAAAGTGGACATCTGGTCCCTGGGCATCACGGGGCTGGAGATGGTGGAAGGGGAAGCTCCTTACCAGAGGGAGCCCAAGTTCAGG GTTTTTGAACTGATTGAAAGGAATGGGCCCCCAAAACTGCAAAACCCCAGGCACCACTCGGCTCTCCTGCGCGACTTTCTGCGCTGCTGCCTGCAGGCGGACCAAGACAGGCGCTGGTCTgcccaggagctcctgcag GGTCTCATATAG